One part of the Streptomyces sp. AM 2-1-1 genome encodes these proteins:
- a CDS encoding carbohydrate ABC transporter permease, with protein sequence MTRLSVVPGTPAGATPAGATPAGWTAAERTARRKALLHWIAVHALGVAAALFFVLPIVFVVLTSLMSDQQALTRDLTPDTWEWENYRRVFDTPGFLTWWRNTLLYAGAGTVLTVVSSVPVAYALAKFRFKGRKLSLMLVISMMMLPPQVVIIPMYLFWAKQMDLSGTLWPLIIPMAFGDAFSIFLLRQFLLTIPDEYLDAARIDGCGELRTLLRVVLPMAKPGIAAIALFQFFAAWNDYFGPQIYASENPGAWTLSYGLESFKGAHHTDWNLTMAATVLVMAPVIAVFFFAQKAFVEGVTLTGVKG encoded by the coding sequence ATGACCCGACTCTCCGTCGTCCCCGGCACTCCCGCCGGGGCCACCCCCGCCGGGGCCACCCCCGCCGGGTGGACCGCCGCCGAACGCACCGCCCGCCGCAAGGCGCTGCTGCACTGGATCGCGGTGCACGCGCTCGGAGTCGCCGCCGCGCTCTTCTTCGTCCTCCCGATCGTCTTCGTGGTGCTCACCTCGCTCATGAGCGACCAGCAGGCGCTCACCCGCGACCTCACCCCCGACACCTGGGAGTGGGAGAACTACCGGCGGGTCTTCGACACCCCCGGCTTCCTGACCTGGTGGCGCAACACCCTGCTGTACGCCGGGGCCGGCACCGTGCTGACCGTCGTCTCCTCGGTGCCCGTCGCCTACGCGCTGGCGAAGTTCCGCTTCAAAGGCCGCAAGCTCTCGCTGATGCTGGTCATCTCGATGATGATGCTTCCGCCACAGGTCGTGATCATCCCGATGTACCTCTTCTGGGCCAAGCAGATGGACCTCTCCGGAACGCTCTGGCCGCTGATCATCCCGATGGCCTTCGGCGACGCCTTCTCGATCTTCCTGCTGCGCCAGTTCCTGCTGACCATCCCGGACGAGTACCTGGACGCCGCACGGATCGACGGGTGCGGCGAACTCCGCACCCTGCTGCGGGTGGTGCTGCCGATGGCGAAGCCGGGCATCGCCGCCATAGCGCTGTTCCAGTTCTTCGCCGCGTGGAACGACTACTTCGGGCCACAGATCTACGCTTCCGAGAACCCGGGCGCCTGGACACTGAGTTACGGACTCGAGTCGTTCAAGGGCGCCCACCACACCGACTGGAACCTGACCATGGCCGCGACCGTTCTGGTCATGGCCCCCGTGATCGCCGTCTTCTTCTTCGCGCAGAAGGCATTCGTCGAAGGCGTCACACTGACCGGAGTGAAGGGCTGA
- a CDS encoding sugar ABC transporter permease: MTTYTLRAKRRRSALRTLAFLSPWLIGFCFFFVYPMVSTVYFSFTAYDGFGAPVFNGLTNWTYVFTDYPMFWPSLRNTLWLVLVMVTCRVVFGLGVGMLITRIKTATGLFRTLFYLPYLAPPVAATLAFVFLLNPGTGPVDSILGGLGLPTPGWFNDASWSKPALTMLAVWGIGDLMVIFMAALLDVPTEQYEASELDGASAWQRFRFVTLPNISPIVMFAVVTGVIQAMQYYTQPLVAGKVASGVIGGSGQSFEPGYPDKSTLTLPQLVYNLGFQRFDYGSACVVALVLFALAMAFTALLMRGRNNLVQAGD, translated from the coding sequence ATGACCACGTACACGCTCCGCGCCAAGCGCCGCAGGTCGGCGCTGCGCACGCTCGCCTTCCTGTCGCCGTGGCTGATCGGGTTCTGCTTCTTCTTCGTCTACCCGATGGTCTCGACCGTCTACTTCTCCTTCACCGCGTACGACGGGTTCGGGGCGCCGGTCTTCAACGGGCTGACGAACTGGACCTACGTCTTCACCGACTACCCCATGTTCTGGCCGTCGCTGCGGAACACCCTCTGGCTGGTACTCGTCATGGTCACCTGCCGGGTCGTGTTCGGCCTCGGCGTCGGGATGCTGATCACTCGGATCAAGACCGCCACCGGGCTCTTCCGCACCCTCTTCTACCTGCCTTACCTGGCGCCGCCGGTGGCCGCCACCCTCGCGTTCGTCTTCCTCCTCAACCCCGGGACCGGGCCGGTCGACTCGATCCTCGGCGGTCTCGGACTGCCCACCCCCGGCTGGTTCAACGACGCAAGCTGGTCCAAGCCGGCGCTGACGATGCTGGCGGTCTGGGGCATCGGCGACCTGATGGTGATCTTCATGGCCGCCCTGCTGGACGTCCCCACCGAGCAGTACGAGGCGTCCGAGCTGGACGGCGCCTCGGCGTGGCAGCGATTCCGCTTCGTGACCCTGCCGAACATCTCGCCCATCGTGATGTTCGCCGTGGTCACCGGGGTGATCCAGGCGATGCAGTACTACACGCAGCCCTTGGTGGCGGGGAAGGTGGCCTCCGGCGTGATCGGCGGCTCCGGGCAGTCCTTCGAGCCCGGCTATCCCGACAAGTCGACCCTGACGCTCCCCCAGCTCGTCTACAACCTGGGCTTCCAGCGCTTCGACTACGGCTCCGCCTGCGTCGTCGCCCTGGTCCTGTTCGCCCTGGCCATGGCCTTCACCGCGCTGCTGATGCGGGGCCGCAACAACCTCGTCCAGGCCGGTGACTGA
- a CDS encoding ABC transporter substrate-binding protein, translating to MRRNSLTAAAVAIAAISVLATACTGQAASGAEDDPDAATTINFWHGWSAPSEVEAVQDNVDRFEKAHPNIKVKVVGNINDDKLNQALRAGGSNGPDVVSSFTTSNVGKFCSSGAFADLTPFIEKSGLDLEKTFPKVLLDYTQFEGKRCSLPLLADAYGLYYNKDAFEKAGITAPPKTLSEFAADAEKLTVTRGDGYQQLGFMPTFHGYESVADHYLGSWDHAYFDENGKSNIAKDPAFAAMFTYQKKLVEDLGGYARLEKYRGSFGDEWGAKHPFHTGQVAMQLDGEWRLGMAEEAGTDFEIGVAPMPVADDEADTYGKGFLSGTIMGIAPASKKQNAAWELVKFMTSDTRAVVDFANGIKNVPSTFEALKSPDLTFDPRFKTFLDIAQNPHSNTPDGAVNGSTYQQTLQDFGYQYEKGSVKDLRAGLEKTAAQIDTDIAKAK from the coding sequence ATGCGCAGAAACAGCCTCACCGCGGCCGCCGTCGCCATCGCCGCGATATCCGTCCTCGCCACCGCCTGCACCGGCCAGGCCGCGAGCGGGGCCGAGGACGACCCCGACGCCGCGACCACCATCAACTTCTGGCACGGCTGGAGCGCGCCGTCGGAGGTCGAGGCGGTCCAGGACAACGTCGACCGCTTCGAGAAGGCCCACCCGAACATCAAGGTGAAGGTCGTCGGCAACATCAACGACGACAAACTCAACCAGGCGCTGCGCGCCGGGGGTTCGAACGGGCCGGACGTCGTGTCGTCGTTCACCACCTCCAACGTCGGCAAGTTCTGCTCCTCCGGTGCCTTCGCGGACCTGACGCCGTTCATCGAGAAGTCGGGGCTCGACCTGGAGAAGACCTTCCCGAAGGTCCTGCTGGACTACACCCAGTTCGAGGGCAAGCGCTGCTCGCTGCCGCTGCTGGCCGACGCCTACGGCCTCTACTACAACAAGGACGCCTTCGAGAAGGCCGGCATCACCGCGCCGCCGAAGACCCTCTCCGAGTTCGCCGCCGACGCCGAGAAGCTCACCGTCACCCGGGGCGACGGCTACCAGCAGCTCGGCTTCATGCCGACCTTCCACGGGTACGAATCGGTCGCCGACCACTACCTGGGCTCCTGGGACCACGCGTACTTCGACGAGAACGGCAAGTCGAACATCGCCAAGGACCCGGCCTTCGCCGCCATGTTCACCTACCAGAAGAAGCTGGTCGAGGATCTCGGCGGTTACGCCAGGCTGGAGAAGTACCGCGGTTCCTTCGGCGACGAGTGGGGCGCGAAGCACCCGTTCCACACCGGCCAGGTCGCGATGCAGCTGGACGGTGAGTGGCGGCTCGGGATGGCGGAGGAGGCGGGGACCGACTTCGAGATCGGGGTCGCGCCGATGCCCGTCGCCGACGACGAGGCCGACACCTACGGCAAGGGCTTCCTCTCCGGCACGATCATGGGCATCGCGCCCGCCAGCAAGAAGCAGAACGCGGCGTGGGAGCTGGTGAAGTTCATGACCAGCGACACCCGGGCCGTCGTCGACTTCGCCAACGGCATCAAGAACGTGCCCTCCACCTTCGAGGCGCTGAAGTCGCCCGACCTGACGTTCGACCCGCGTTTCAAGACCTTCCTGGACATCGCGCAGAACCCGCACTCCAACACCCCGGACGGCGCGGTCAACGGCTCCACCTACCAGCAGACCCTCCAGGACTTCGGCTACCAGTACGAGAAGGGCTCGGTGAAGGACCTCCGCGCCGGTCTGGAGAAGACCGCCGCGCAGATCGACACCGACATCGCCAAGGCCAAGTAG
- a CDS encoding ROK family transcriptional regulator: MAGTTPGAGIPGTPRLLRAMNDRAALDLLLEHGPLSRTRIGKLTGLSKPTASQLLARLEAAGLVRVTGTTEGRPGPNAQLYAVHAEAAHVAGLDVNARRIVAAVADVSGATVGEFELRTPGRGSVDAVHQVGEALDGAIEDAGLTRSAIHRVVIGTPGAFDPGTGRLRYASHLPGWHSPALLDDLAAALPMPVEYENDVNLVAVAEQRRGAARGHDDFVLLWNEEGLGGALVINGRLHRGFTGGAGEVGFLPVPGTPLVRQVVKANSGGFQELAGAQAVPRLALSLGIDTPQQPYPEVAAALLTRAAAAYGDDEKLTELLRQYAQRLATGLASLTAVLDPGLIVLAGGLISAGGERLRALIQSELAELAASRPRLVLAETVRLPVLRGALERALADTRDEVFDTSRP, encoded by the coding sequence ATGGCAGGAACCACTCCGGGCGCCGGCATCCCCGGCACCCCCCGCCTGCTGCGCGCCATGAACGACCGCGCCGCCCTCGACCTGCTGCTGGAGCACGGCCCCCTCTCCCGGACCCGGATCGGGAAGCTCACCGGCCTCTCCAAGCCGACCGCCTCGCAGTTGCTGGCCCGGCTCGAAGCGGCGGGGCTGGTGCGGGTCACCGGCACCACCGAAGGGCGCCCGGGGCCCAACGCCCAGCTCTACGCCGTCCACGCGGAGGCCGCGCACGTCGCCGGGCTCGACGTGAACGCCCGGCGCATCGTGGCCGCGGTCGCGGACGTCTCCGGCGCGACGGTGGGGGAGTTCGAACTCCGAACCCCGGGCCGGGGCTCGGTCGACGCGGTCCACCAGGTCGGCGAGGCGCTGGACGGCGCGATCGAGGACGCCGGGCTGACCCGGTCCGCGATCCACCGGGTCGTGATCGGCACCCCGGGCGCCTTCGACCCGGGCACCGGCCGGCTGCGCTACGCCTCGCACCTGCCGGGGTGGCACTCCCCCGCCCTCCTCGACGACCTGGCGGCGGCGCTGCCGATGCCCGTGGAGTACGAGAACGACGTGAACCTGGTCGCGGTGGCCGAGCAGCGGCGCGGGGCCGCGCGGGGCCACGACGACTTCGTCCTGCTCTGGAACGAGGAAGGGCTCGGCGGTGCGCTGGTCATCAACGGCCGGCTCCACCGCGGCTTCACCGGCGGCGCCGGCGAGGTCGGCTTCCTGCCGGTGCCGGGCACCCCGCTCGTACGCCAGGTGGTCAAGGCCAACAGCGGTGGCTTCCAGGAGCTGGCGGGCGCCCAGGCGGTGCCCCGGCTCGCCCTGTCGCTCGGCATCGACACCCCGCAGCAGCCCTACCCGGAGGTCGCCGCGGCCCTGCTGACCCGGGCGGCCGCCGCGTACGGCGACGACGAGAAGCTGACCGAGCTGCTGCGGCAGTACGCGCAGCGGCTCGCCACCGGGCTCGCCTCGCTCACCGCCGTGCTCGACCCCGGACTGATCGTGCTGGCCGGCGGGCTGATCTCGGCCGGCGGCGAGCGGCTGCGCGCGCTGATCCAGTCCGAACTCGCCGAACTGGCCGCCTCCAGGCCCCGTCTCGTCCTCGCCGAGACCGTCCGGCTGCCGGTCCTGCGCGGTGCCCTCGAACGGGCCCTCGCGGACACCCGCGACGAGGTGTTCGACACCTCCCGTCCCTGA
- a CDS encoding mechanosensitive ion channel family protein: MSPSVLLATTPPTGSEGSFDEAARQAGDAAGWVEQNWSTWLSTGLRIILIVAVAIVLRYLVRRALTNLIERMNRSAQAVAGTALGGLLVNAERRRQRSEAIGSVLRSVTSFLILGTAALMVLGAFEINLAPLLASAGVAGVALGFGARNLVTDFLSGVFMILEDQYGVGDTVDAGVASGEVIEVGLRVTKLRGDNGEIWYVRNGEVKRIGNLSQGWSTAGVDVTVRPTEDLDRVRAAITSAAEVMAKEEPWSERLWGPVEVLGLDAVLLDSMTVRVTAKTMPGKALTVERELRWRIKRSLDEAGIRMIGAVQAPTEGASQADPTAAMAAPSAYASTTSPQSLAATPLAPPSVAK, translated from the coding sequence GTGTCGCCGTCCGTTCTGTTGGCCACCACTCCGCCGACCGGGTCGGAGGGCTCGTTCGACGAGGCCGCCCGGCAGGCCGGCGACGCGGCGGGCTGGGTCGAACAGAACTGGTCCACCTGGCTGAGCACCGGACTGCGCATCATCCTGATCGTCGCGGTGGCGATCGTGCTGCGCTACCTGGTGCGCCGTGCCCTCACCAATCTGATCGAGCGGATGAACCGAAGCGCCCAGGCGGTGGCGGGCACCGCCCTCGGCGGACTGCTGGTCAACGCCGAGCGGCGCCGCCAGCGCTCGGAGGCGATAGGTTCCGTGCTCCGCTCGGTGACCTCGTTCCTCATCCTGGGCACCGCCGCGCTGATGGTCCTCGGCGCCTTCGAGATCAACCTGGCACCGCTGCTGGCCTCCGCGGGGGTCGCCGGAGTCGCGCTCGGTTTCGGTGCGCGCAACCTCGTCACCGACTTCCTCTCCGGGGTCTTCATGATCCTGGAGGACCAGTACGGCGTCGGGGACACGGTGGACGCCGGGGTCGCCTCCGGCGAGGTCATCGAGGTGGGGCTGCGGGTCACCAAGCTGCGCGGCGACAACGGCGAGATCTGGTACGTCCGCAACGGCGAGGTGAAGCGGATCGGCAACCTCAGCCAGGGGTGGTCCACGGCCGGCGTCGACGTGACCGTCCGGCCCACCGAGGACCTGGACCGGGTCCGCGCGGCCATCACCTCCGCCGCCGAGGTCATGGCGAAGGAGGAGCCGTGGAGCGAGCGGCTCTGGGGGCCGGTGGAGGTCCTCGGTCTCGACGCGGTGCTGCTGGACTCGATGACCGTACGGGTCACCGCGAAGACCATGCCGGGCAAGGCGCTGACCGTGGAGCGGGAGCTGCGCTGGCGCATCAAGCGTTCCCTGGACGAGGCGGGCATCCGCATGATCGGCGCGGTGCAGGCGCCGACGGAGGGCGCGTCGCAGGCCGACCCGACGGCGGCGATGGCCGCCCCGTCCGCGTACGCCTCGACGACCTCGCCGCAGTCGCTCGCCGCGACACCGCTCGCGCCGCCGAGCGTCGCCAAGTAA
- a CDS encoding HNH endonuclease, producing MPHVLVLNASYEPLGVVPLHRALVLVLENKAVCLEESGALLHSPTTVVPAPSVVRLKRFVRVPYRGPVPLTRRALFARDGGRCAYCGAAATSVDHVVPRSRGGRHAWDNVVAACRRCNHVKADRHLPELGWRLRHQPAPPTGLAWRIIGTGHRDPRWLPYLQPFGADDAMDRIDGVSA from the coding sequence GTGCCGCACGTCCTGGTTCTCAACGCGTCGTACGAGCCGCTCGGCGTCGTACCGCTGCACCGCGCGCTCGTCCTCGTCCTCGAAAACAAGGCCGTCTGCCTCGAAGAGTCCGGCGCCCTCCTGCACAGTCCCACCACCGTCGTGCCGGCGCCCAGTGTGGTCCGCCTCAAGCGCTTCGTGCGGGTCCCCTACCGGGGGCCCGTCCCGCTCACCCGCCGGGCGCTCTTCGCCCGGGACGGCGGCCGCTGCGCCTACTGCGGCGCCGCCGCCACCAGCGTCGACCACGTCGTCCCGCGCAGCCGGGGCGGGCGGCACGCCTGGGACAACGTGGTGGCCGCCTGCCGTCGCTGCAACCACGTCAAGGCCGACCGTCACCTCCCCGAGCTCGGCTGGCGCCTGCGCCACCAGCCCGCGCCCCCCACCGGCCTGGCGTGGCGGATCATCGGCACCGGTCACCGCGACCCGCGCTGGCTGCCCTACCTCCAGCCGTTCGGCGCGGACGACGCGATGGACCGGATCGACGGCGTCTCCGCCTGA
- the malQ gene encoding 4-alpha-glucanotransferase, translating into MGLSRLAALHGVATSHSPSPGVTVPVPDDTVTAVLAALGVAATTPADVRKSLAAAESRAGSRLLPQTVVVWEGDPLPAALATLPIGTTLDVAPEAEPGAPRPEPLRLRVTGAQADVPDTPPPSGVPLWWTAPPLGVHRVTARTNDHRQATATLVVAPARAPQPPARAQGFLVQLYSLLSGRSWGMGDLGDLADLASWAGRTLGAGFVQINPLHAAVPGRPGSPTDPSPYRPSSRRFPDPVHLHVESIPEYGQVRARAVLDDLRQDAAALCEAVLNKGALIDRDAVWELKRQALELVHRVPLTPGRRAAYCDFLSARGQALEDHALWCALAEVHGPDWHTWPEPLRDPRSPQTARARTGLLDRVDFHSRLAWLTDTQLAEARRAAEDAGMEIGVIHDLAVGVHPAGADTWSGQDDFARRMSVGAPPDAFNARGQDWGLPPWRPDALAASGYAPFRGLLRGLLAHAGGLRVDHVMGLFRLWWVPEGKPPTEGTYVSHDGEAMLAVLVLEAHRAGAVVLGEDLGTVEPGVREALARRGVLGTSVLWFERDWEGTGRPLAPEKWRPDCLATVTTHDLPSTAARLSGDHVRLRHELGLLTRTLEEELAEDAADTAEWLRCLARLRLLPEGEGDEEAAVRAVHRFLLRTPARLTGIWLPDTVGDRRPQNLPGTWDQYPNWRLPIADGQGRPLTLEQITGSPRLHRLMDGLAPRNPRTAPPGARRP; encoded by the coding sequence ATGGGCCTGTCCCGGCTCGCCGCCCTGCACGGCGTCGCCACTTCCCACTCCCCGTCCCCGGGCGTCACGGTCCCCGTCCCCGACGACACGGTCACCGCCGTGCTCGCCGCGCTGGGCGTGGCCGCCACCACCCCGGCGGACGTACGGAAGTCGCTCGCCGCCGCCGAATCGAGGGCCGGTTCCCGCCTGCTCCCGCAGACCGTCGTGGTCTGGGAGGGCGATCCGCTGCCGGCCGCCCTGGCCACGCTGCCGATCGGCACGACCCTCGACGTCGCCCCGGAGGCCGAACCGGGCGCCCCCCGGCCCGAACCGCTCCGGCTCCGCGTCACCGGCGCGCAGGCGGACGTCCCGGACACCCCGCCCCCGTCCGGCGTCCCCCTCTGGTGGACGGCCCCGCCGCTCGGCGTGCACCGGGTGACCGCGCGCACCAACGACCACCGGCAGGCCACCGCCACCCTCGTCGTCGCACCCGCCCGCGCCCCGCAGCCCCCCGCCCGCGCCCAGGGCTTCCTCGTCCAGCTCTACTCCCTGCTCTCCGGACGCTCCTGGGGCATGGGCGACCTCGGCGACCTGGCCGACCTCGCCTCCTGGGCCGGACGGACCCTCGGCGCCGGGTTCGTCCAGATCAACCCGCTGCACGCCGCCGTCCCGGGGCGCCCCGGCAGCCCCACCGACCCGTCCCCCTACCGCCCCTCCTCACGGCGCTTCCCCGACCCGGTGCACCTGCACGTCGAGTCGATCCCCGAGTACGGCCAGGTCCGGGCGCGCGCGGTCCTCGACGACCTGCGCCAGGACGCCGCGGCGCTCTGCGAGGCGGTGCTCAACAAGGGCGCGCTGATCGACCGGGACGCCGTGTGGGAGCTCAAGCGGCAGGCCCTGGAACTCGTCCACCGGGTGCCGCTCACCCCCGGCCGCCGGGCCGCGTACTGCGATTTCCTCTCCGCCCGGGGCCAGGCCCTGGAGGACCACGCGCTCTGGTGCGCGCTCGCCGAGGTGCACGGCCCCGACTGGCACACCTGGCCCGAGCCGCTGCGCGACCCCCGCTCCCCGCAGACCGCCCGCGCCCGCACCGGACTCCTCGACCGGGTGGACTTCCACAGCCGCCTCGCCTGGCTGACCGACACCCAGCTCGCCGAGGCCCGACGGGCCGCCGAGGACGCCGGGATGGAGATCGGCGTCATCCACGACCTCGCCGTCGGGGTGCACCCGGCCGGCGCGGACACCTGGTCCGGGCAGGACGACTTCGCCCGCCGCATGTCCGTCGGCGCGCCGCCGGACGCCTTCAACGCGCGCGGTCAGGACTGGGGCCTGCCGCCCTGGCGCCCCGACGCCCTCGCCGCTTCCGGCTACGCCCCCTTCCGCGGCCTGCTGCGCGGCCTCCTCGCGCACGCCGGCGGGCTCCGCGTCGACCACGTCATGGGCCTCTTCCGGCTCTGGTGGGTCCCCGAGGGGAAACCGCCCACCGAGGGCACCTACGTCAGCCACGACGGCGAGGCGATGCTCGCCGTCCTCGTCCTGGAGGCCCACCGGGCCGGGGCCGTCGTGCTCGGCGAGGACCTCGGCACGGTCGAGCCGGGCGTCCGCGAGGCGCTCGCCCGGCGCGGGGTCCTCGGTACCTCCGTCCTCTGGTTCGAACGCGACTGGGAGGGCACCGGACGTCCGCTCGCCCCGGAGAAGTGGCGCCCCGACTGCCTGGCCACCGTCACCACCCACGACCTGCCGTCCACCGCGGCCCGCCTCTCCGGCGACCACGTGCGGCTGCGCCACGAACTCGGCCTGCTCACCCGCACCCTGGAGGAGGAGCTCGCCGAGGACGCCGCCGACACCGCCGAGTGGCTCCGCTGCCTGGCCCGCCTGCGGCTGCTGCCCGAGGGCGAGGGCGACGAGGAGGCCGCCGTCCGCGCCGTGCACCGCTTCCTGCTGCGCACCCCGGCCCGGCTGACCGGCATCTGGCTCCCCGACACCGTGGGCGACCGGCGTCCGCAGAACCTCCCCGGCACCTGGGACCAGTACCCCAACTGGCGCCTGCCGATCGCCGACGGTCAGGGCCGCCCCCTGACGCTGGAACAGATCACCGGCTCGCCCCGGCTGCACCGCCTGATGGACGGACTGGCCCCGCGGAACCCTCGTACGGCACCCCCGGGCGCGCGGCGTCCGTAG
- the pepN gene encoding aminopeptidase N, translating into MPGTNLTREEAQERARLLTVDAYEVELDLSGAQEGGSFRSVTTVRFDSAEAGAETFIDLVAPAVHDVVLNGTSLDVAAVFRDARIALPHLREGANELRVVADCAYTNTGEGLHRFVDPVDEQAYLYTQFEVPDARRVFASFEQPDLKATFAFTVTAPAGWTVISNSPTPEPVGDVWTFEPTPRISTYITALIAGPYHSVHSSYERDGRTVPLGIYCRPSLAEYLDADDIFELTRLGFDWFQEKFDYAYPFAKYDQLFVPEFNAGAMENAGAVTIRDQYVFRSKVTDAAYEGRAETILHELAHMWFGDLVTMEWWNDLWLNESFATYTSIACLADAEGSRWPQSWTTFANSMKTWAYRQDQLPSTHPIMAEINDLDDVLVNFDGITYAKGASVLKQLVAYVGQDEFFAGVQAYFKAHAFGNTRLTDLLGALEETSGRDLKTWSKAWLETAGINVLRPAVETDAEGRITSFAVLQEAPALPAGAKGEPTLRPHRVAIGFYDLGADGKLVRTERIERDVDGARTEVALPEGTKRPDVILLNDDDLSYAKVRLDEESLRFVTEHLGDFAESLPRALCWASAWDMTRDGELATRDYLALVLSGIGKESDIGVVQSLHRQLKLALDQYAAPEARETLLTRWTDATLAHLNAAAPGSDHQLAWARAFAATARTPQQLDLLQGLLDGSKAVEGLAVDTELRWAFVQRLSATGLLDEEEIAAEYERDRTAAGERHAAEARAARPSEEAKAEAWALVVESDKLPNAVQEAVIGGFVQTEQRELLAPYAEKYFTALKDVWETRSHEMAQQVAIGLYPAIQVSQETLDATDAWLASAEPNAALRRLVSESRAGVERALRARAADAAAASA; encoded by the coding sequence GTGCCCGGCACGAATCTGACCCGCGAAGAGGCACAGGAGCGGGCGCGCCTGCTGACCGTGGACGCGTACGAGGTCGAGCTCGACCTCTCCGGAGCGCAGGAGGGCGGGTCCTTCCGGTCCGTCACCACGGTGCGCTTCGACTCCGCGGAGGCCGGTGCGGAGACCTTCATCGACCTCGTCGCCCCCGCGGTCCACGACGTCGTCCTCAACGGCACCTCGCTGGACGTCGCCGCCGTCTTCCGCGACGCCCGGATCGCGCTGCCGCACCTGCGCGAGGGCGCGAACGAGCTGAGGGTCGTCGCCGACTGCGCATACACCAACACCGGTGAGGGCCTGCACCGCTTCGTCGACCCGGTCGACGAGCAGGCGTACCTGTACACCCAGTTCGAGGTGCCGGACGCGCGGCGGGTGTTCGCCAGCTTCGAGCAGCCCGACCTGAAGGCCACGTTCGCCTTCACCGTGACGGCCCCCGCCGGCTGGACCGTGATCTCGAACTCGCCGACGCCGGAGCCGGTGGGCGACGTCTGGACGTTCGAGCCGACGCCGCGCATCTCGACGTACATCACCGCACTGATCGCGGGCCCGTACCACTCGGTGCACAGCAGCTACGAGCGCGACGGCCGGACGGTGCCGCTCGGCATCTACTGCCGCCCCTCGCTCGCCGAGTACCTCGACGCGGACGACATCTTCGAGCTCACCCGGCTGGGCTTCGACTGGTTCCAGGAGAAGTTCGACTACGCGTACCCGTTCGCCAAGTACGACCAGCTCTTCGTGCCGGAGTTCAACGCCGGTGCGATGGAGAACGCGGGCGCGGTCACCATCCGCGACCAGTACGTCTTCCGCTCCAAGGTCACCGACGCCGCGTACGAGGGCCGGGCGGAGACCATCCTCCACGAGCTGGCCCACATGTGGTTCGGCGACCTGGTCACCATGGAGTGGTGGAACGACCTCTGGCTGAACGAGTCGTTCGCCACCTACACCTCGATCGCCTGCCTGGCGGACGCCGAGGGCTCCCGCTGGCCGCAGTCGTGGACCACCTTCGCGAACTCCATGAAGACCTGGGCGTACCGGCAGGACCAGCTGCCCTCCACGCACCCGATCATGGCGGAGATCAACGACCTCGACGACGTCCTCGTCAACTTCGACGGGATCACGTACGCGAAGGGCGCCTCGGTCCTCAAGCAGCTCGTCGCCTACGTCGGCCAGGACGAGTTCTTCGCGGGCGTGCAGGCGTACTTCAAGGCGCACGCCTTCGGCAACACCCGCCTCACGGACCTGCTGGGCGCGCTGGAGGAGACCTCCGGCCGCGACCTGAAGACCTGGTCGAAGGCGTGGCTGGAAACGGCCGGCATCAACGTCCTGCGCCCCGCCGTCGAGACGGACGCCGAGGGCAGGATCACCTCCTTCGCGGTCCTCCAGGAGGCCCCGGCACTCCCCGCCGGCGCCAAGGGCGAGCCGACGCTGCGCCCGCACCGGGTCGCGATCGGCTTCTACGACCTCGGCGCCGACGGCAAGCTGGTCCGCACCGAGCGCATCGAGCGGGACGTGGACGGCGCCCGCACCGAGGTGGCGCTGCCCGAGGGCACGAAGCGCCCGGACGTGATCCTGCTCAACGACGACGACCTGTCGTACGCGAAGGTCCGGCTCGACGAGGAGTCGCTGCGGTTCGTCACCGAGCACCTGGGCGACTTCGCCGAGTCGCTGCCGCGCGCGCTGTGCTGGGCCTCGGCCTGGGACATGACCCGCGACGGCGAACTGGCGACCCGCGACTACCTCGCGCTGGTGCTCTCCGGCATCGGCAAGGAGTCGGACATCGGCGTGGTGCAGTCGCTGCACCGTCAGCTGAAGCTGGCGCTCGACCAGTACGCGGCCCCCGAAGCCCGGGAGACGCTGCTGACCCGGTGGACGGACGCCACCCTGGCGCACCTGAACGCCGCCGCGCCCGGCAGCGACCACCAGCTGGCCTGGGCCCGCGCGTTCGCGGCGACGGCCCGTACCCCGCAGCAGCTGGACCTGCTCCAGGGGCTGCTGGACGGCAGCAAGGCGGTCGAGGGCCTGGCCGTCGACACCGAGCTGCGGTGGGCGTTCGTGCAGCGCCTGTCGGCGACCGGTCTGCTGGACGAGGAGGAGATCGCCGCCGAGTACGAGCGCGACCGCACCGCGGCGGGCGAGCGGCACGCGGCCGAGGCACGCGCCGCCCGTCCCTCCGAGGAGGCCAAGGCGGAGGCCTGGGCGCTGGTCGTCGAGTCCGACAAGCTGCCGAACGCCGTCCAGGAGGCCGTCATCGGCGGCTTCGTCCAGACCGAGCAGCGCGAGCTGCTGGCGCCGTACGCGGAGAAGTACTTCACGGCGCTCAAGGACGTGTGGGAGACCCGCAGCCACGAGATGGCCCAGCAGGTCGCGATCGGCCTCTACCCGGCGATCCAGGTCTCCCAGGAGACCCTGGACGCCACGGACGCCTGGCTCGCCTCGGCGGAGCCGAACGCGGCGCTGCGCCGGCTGGTGTCGGAGTCGCGCGCGGGTGTCGAGCGCGCGCTGCGCGCCCGGGCCGCGGACGCGGCGGCCGCGTCCGCGTAA